In the Alteromonas sp. M12 genome, one interval contains:
- a CDS encoding HlyD family efflux transporter periplasmic adaptor subunit, whose protein sequence is MNKRLFIFVFLCQLGIACALTPILAMAESSPAADEPEPEKGPHNGRMLREGDFAIELAIFETGVPPEFRVWVTQGEKPVAPQKVELNIKLTRLGDQINDINFRAEGDYLRGDTVIYEPHSFIVSVSAGYQGKTYSWQYDNFEGRTLIEAKVAQAMEIDTEIVGAATLHKTIKVYGKLVLPANAKRQINARFEGEIKQVHVGLGDTVKKGQLLLTIESNESLQSNQIEAPIAGVITQQLANSGEQTGQRTLLEITQPSKLLAELAVFPMDVMSVKQSAPVTLMVNGLNTSIPTVISGNRLTMRDDQARLFLAEVDNTEGRLSEGAFISALIEVETFDVPLAVKRVGLQAFRDFTVVYAKVGEQYEVRMLELGREAGEWVEVLGGINAGTEYVTNNSYIIKADIEKSGASHDH, encoded by the coding sequence ATGAACAAACGACTCTTTATTTTTGTATTTTTGTGTCAACTTGGAATAGCTTGTGCGCTAACCCCCATTTTGGCAATGGCCGAATCGTCCCCAGCAGCAGATGAGCCAGAGCCAGAAAAAGGTCCACACAACGGCAGAATGTTACGAGAAGGTGATTTTGCAATTGAACTGGCCATTTTTGAAACTGGTGTTCCGCCCGAATTCAGAGTGTGGGTGACACAAGGTGAAAAACCCGTTGCCCCTCAAAAAGTCGAATTAAATATCAAACTCACCCGCTTGGGTGATCAGATTAATGATATCAACTTCAGAGCCGAAGGTGATTACCTGCGAGGTGACACGGTAATATACGAGCCGCATTCGTTTATTGTGTCAGTCAGCGCAGGTTATCAGGGTAAAACCTATTCGTGGCAATATGACAATTTTGAAGGCCGCACACTGATTGAAGCCAAAGTCGCACAAGCGATGGAAATTGATACTGAAATAGTCGGTGCCGCCACTTTACATAAGACGATTAAAGTTTATGGAAAGCTAGTATTACCTGCGAATGCGAAGCGCCAAATTAACGCCCGTTTTGAAGGTGAAATCAAACAAGTTCACGTTGGCTTGGGGGATACAGTCAAAAAAGGGCAGCTGTTGCTTACCATCGAAAGTAACGAAAGCTTACAGTCTAATCAAATTGAAGCCCCGATTGCGGGCGTTATCACTCAGCAGCTCGCCAATAGCGGCGAACAAACGGGACAACGTACCCTGCTTGAAATTACTCAGCCTAGCAAACTGCTTGCTGAGCTTGCCGTTTTTCCAATGGACGTTATGTCGGTTAAACAATCTGCTCCGGTTACCTTGATGGTCAATGGCCTGAACACTTCAATTCCCACGGTTATAAGTGGAAATCGCCTTACTATGCGAGATGATCAAGCTCGATTATTCCTTGCCGAAGTCGACAATACCGAGGGACGACTAAGTGAAGGTGCGTTTATATCTGCATTAATCGAAGTAGAAACCTTTGATGTGCCCTTAGCCGTTAAGCGTGTTGGGTTGCAGGCTTTCAGGGATTTTACCGTTGTGTATGCCAAGGTTGGCGAGCAATACGAAGTGAGAATGCTGGAGCTGGGTCGTGAAGCAGGCGAATGGGTTGAAGTGCTTGGCGGCATTAATGCAGGCACAGAGTACGTCACCAATAATAGCTACATCATTAAAGCCGACATTGAAAAATCTGGCGCATCACACGACCATTAG
- a CDS encoding TolC family protein, producing MHSELDFCLILKPIAARFLIRKTLWFCLPFASLLLILPSLAHAQDMSNQQALDLSQAISFSLSEHPEMTVFTHQREALNARVKQAKILPRPTIGLTIEDAMGTGTHSNFGAAQSTLNIAWVLEYRAIDSRVNAAKNAATQVDFERDIKALDISAHTAKLFIEALILEQRLQLAKLAEQQANDALSAITRRVEAGKSLSIEQLQSEAELVRRGLEVEDLEHELEASRYQLVAQWGGEANQYVPQGDLLDVPVIENLPTQLAKLKAHPALLAFANQQRIAQSQIELARIEAKPKWQVSAGIRRYESTDDFGLVAGISIPFGNDARSLGDVQVIQAKQAEYQSQADVLARKLNTQLFVLLQNMKHSKHVIDTLTDRVIPLLEKASDEANRAYDIGRLGYLEWTSIRQELLSTQAQLLDAYQAIHLQHIEIQRLTGASLSN from the coding sequence ATGCACAGCGAGTTAGATTTTTGCTTAATTTTAAAACCGATTGCGGCTCGGTTTTTAATTAGGAAAACACTGTGGTTTTGCTTACCGTTTGCCAGTTTGCTGCTGATACTGCCATCGTTAGCACATGCGCAAGATATGAGTAATCAACAAGCCTTAGACTTGTCCCAAGCGATCAGCTTTTCATTGTCAGAGCATCCTGAAATGACAGTGTTTACTCATCAGCGAGAAGCGCTAAATGCAAGGGTAAAGCAAGCTAAAATTCTGCCGAGGCCAACTATTGGTTTAACGATTGAAGATGCAATGGGAACCGGCACACATAGTAACTTCGGTGCAGCCCAAAGCACGCTGAACATTGCTTGGGTGCTGGAATATCGTGCTATCGATAGTCGCGTGAATGCTGCTAAAAACGCAGCAACACAAGTCGATTTTGAAAGGGATATAAAAGCCTTAGATATTTCTGCACACACCGCAAAACTGTTCATTGAAGCACTAATTTTAGAGCAGCGACTACAACTAGCTAAACTGGCTGAGCAACAGGCTAATGACGCGTTGTCTGCCATAACGCGCAGAGTTGAGGCAGGCAAAAGCCTATCCATTGAACAGCTACAATCCGAAGCAGAGCTAGTACGGCGAGGTCTCGAAGTTGAAGATTTAGAGCATGAATTGGAAGCGAGTCGTTACCAGTTGGTTGCACAGTGGGGTGGCGAAGCCAACCAATATGTGCCTCAAGGTGATTTACTAGATGTACCTGTCATCGAAAACCTACCTACACAATTAGCTAAACTCAAAGCACATCCAGCTTTATTGGCCTTTGCTAATCAACAGCGCATTGCACAGTCGCAAATAGAACTCGCTCGCATCGAAGCTAAACCCAAATGGCAGGTATCAGCTGGAATAAGACGTTATGAATCTACCGATGATTTTGGCTTAGTTGCAGGGATTTCCATTCCATTTGGTAATGACGCACGTAGCTTAGGTGATGTACAGGTAATTCAAGCAAAACAAGCCGAATATCAAAGCCAAGCTGATGTGTTGGCACGTAAACTCAATACTCAGCTGTTCGTATTATTGCAAAACATGAAACATAGCAAACATGTCATAGACACCCTTACGGACAGGGTGATCCCCTTGCTAGAAAAAGCCTCTGATGAAGCCAATAGAGCATACGACATAGGCCGTCTTGGTTATTTAGAATGGACGTCTATTCGACAAGAACTGCTCAGTACCCAAGCCCAATTGCTAGATGCCTATCAGGCCATACACCTTCAACACATCGAAATTCAGCGCCTTACCGGTGCAAGCCTTTCCAATTAA
- a CDS encoding BlaI/MecI/CopY family transcriptional regulator has translation MFLGELEKQVLQYLWSSPGVDVKHVHAELSKQRDSSLNTVQSALERLFKKGLLSREKQGHAYLYRAEIARDDLIARLIDSVASDFVSKGENSLIAAFSSVSTEMDEEQLDQLEQLIEIQRQQLKKGDSSAD, from the coding sequence ATGTTTCTCGGTGAACTCGAAAAACAAGTGTTGCAATATTTGTGGTCTTCGCCGGGCGTGGATGTTAAACACGTCCATGCTGAACTTTCAAAACAGCGCGATAGCTCACTGAATACGGTGCAAAGTGCACTAGAACGCCTTTTTAAAAAGGGCTTGTTAAGCCGTGAAAAGCAAGGGCACGCATATCTATACCGTGCAGAGATAGCAAGAGATGACTTAATTGCCAGGTTAATTGATAGCGTCGCCAGTGATTTTGTCAGCAAGGGGGAAAATAGCTTGATTGCTGCTTTTTCGTCAGTTTCTACAGAAATGGATGAAGAGCAACTTGACCAGCTCGAGCAGCTAATTGAAATACAACGTCAGCAACTTAAAAAAGGTGATAGCAGTGCTGATTAG
- a CDS encoding DUF3147 family protein has protein sequence MGWIITKYLLTAGIIVGVSEVAKRNDKFGALLVALPTVTILVVIWLHLEGQPTIKIANHMRYTFWYVLPSLPLFLIFPLVIERIGFWAALFTGSVVSIISLFALTLILRRFNIYLLTFS, from the coding sequence ATGGGTTGGATAATTACCAAATATCTACTCACCGCCGGAATTATAGTTGGCGTTTCTGAAGTTGCTAAACGTAATGACAAGTTTGGGGCGCTACTTGTAGCACTGCCAACAGTCACTATTTTGGTGGTGATTTGGCTCCACTTGGAAGGGCAGCCGACCATAAAGATTGCTAATCATATGCGGTACACGTTTTGGTATGTTTTGCCGTCGTTGCCATTATTCCTGATTTTTCCATTAGTAATAGAACGTATTGGTTTCTGGGCTGCACTTTTTACTGGCTCAGTGGTGTCTATTATAAGCCTATTCGCACTGACGTTGATATTGAGACGCTTTAACATTTATTTGCTTACTTTTTCTTAA
- a CDS encoding M56 family metallopeptidase, translating to MLISDFAVIMNLITIALLGFFVGALLLTIAWTVFGKLIGSYSIQSQKTLILTWVLGPWVLGLMTMLFFSPLFEGTAIYNWVESVVHWHHLYVFQFSSWHGVSVVLFVLFSIALIAVKGTQLYRQGNAINTLKHFSIAEDQSQGQHNVQIIDSDIPTAFTAGFFRPVCYVATGMADNLSDKELDIVVEHELAHARNRDPLTKLLIAFLSAYYPKRLAQLLNQKYALLTEHIADQSTVIGHSAEDVAATLVKVVRLNTVLPKNASNTSLSFFGGNDISQRVQQLLTPTRKSLPVIVPIAFMMVMLCFTIVAVDATHHLVESVFTHS from the coding sequence GTGCTGATTAGCGATTTTGCCGTCATCATGAATCTTATTACCATTGCTCTGCTTGGATTCTTCGTGGGGGCATTATTGCTCACTATCGCTTGGACAGTTTTTGGCAAACTTATCGGTTCTTATTCTATCCAATCACAGAAAACCTTAATTTTGACTTGGGTGTTAGGTCCTTGGGTGTTAGGTCTAATGACCATGCTTTTCTTTAGTCCGTTGTTTGAAGGAACGGCCATTTATAATTGGGTGGAAAGCGTGGTGCATTGGCATCATCTATACGTTTTTCAATTTAGCAGTTGGCATGGGGTTTCGGTTGTATTGTTTGTCTTGTTTAGTATTGCTTTGATTGCTGTTAAAGGCACACAGCTGTATCGACAAGGAAATGCGATTAATACATTAAAACATTTTTCAATAGCCGAGGATCAGTCTCAAGGCCAACACAATGTCCAAATAATAGACAGTGATATTCCTACCGCATTTACGGCAGGATTTTTTCGGCCGGTTTGTTACGTCGCAACAGGGATGGCAGATAACCTTAGTGACAAAGAACTGGATATTGTTGTGGAGCATGAGCTTGCCCACGCTCGCAATAGAGATCCGTTAACTAAACTATTGATAGCTTTTTTATCTGCCTATTACCCCAAAAGACTCGCCCAGCTTTTAAATCAAAAGTACGCGTTATTGACCGAGCACATTGCAGATCAATCTACAGTAATAGGCCACTCTGCTGAAGATGTTGCAGCTACGCTTGTCAAAGTAGTTAGGTTGAACACCGTTTTACCAAAAAATGCGTCAAATACATCCCTTAGTTTTTTTGGTGGTAATGATATTTCGCAACGCGTACAACAGTTATTAACGCCCACCAGAAAATCACTGCCAGTTATTGTACCCATTGCTTTTATGATGGTTATGCTCTGCTTTACGATCGTTGCTGTTGATGCCACTCATCATCTAGTCGAATCCGTTTTTACTCATTCTTAA